One Vibrio sp. 16 genomic window carries:
- a CDS encoding beta-N-acetylhexosaminidase: MFKQTLIATSLLATLAGCASFQSTEQNVVNSLAANLGVQYEVLTNHGANEGLACQEMGAEWASCNKVNMTLVNQGQAVDSKDWAIYFHSIRLILDVDNEQFKISRVTGDLHKLEPTDSFDGFAAGEEVVLPLVAEYWQLFETDFMPGAFVAAPNAEPKMIASLNTEDVASFVTGLEGNNLKRTPDDNNVFANAVSRFEKNQDLAKQDVSTTLLPTPLSVEAGKGTVDIAAGIALPKDAFDATQYAAIQDRAEVVGVDVQGSLPVSLTVVPADFTGELAKSGAYEMSIKGDGIAIKAFDQAGAFYAVQSIFGLVDSQNADSLPQLSIKDAPRFDYRGVMVDVARNFHSKDAILATLDQIAAYKMNKLHLHLTDDEGWRLEIPGLPELTEVGANRCFDIQEKSCLLPQLGSGPTSDNFGSGYFSKADYVEILKYAKARNIEVIPEIDMPAHARAAVVSMEARYDRLMEEGKEAEANEYRLMDPKDTSNVTTVQFYNKQSFINPCMESSTRFVDKVISEVAAMHAEAGAPLKTWHFGGDEAKNIKLGAGFQDMNAQDKVSWKGTIDLSKQDKPFAQSPQCQTLIADGTVSDFAHLPSHFAEEVSKIVAEKGIANFQAWQDGLKYSEGEKAFATENTRVNFWDVLYWGGTSSVYEWSKKGYDVIVSNPDYVYMDMPYEVDPKERGYYWATRATDTRKMFGFAPENMPQNAETSLDRDGNGFTGKGEIEAKPFYGLSAQLWSETVRNDEQYEYMVFPRVLAAAERAWHRADWENDYKVGVEYSQNSNLVDKAALNQDYNRFANLLGQRELAKLEKSGIDYRLPVPGAKVEDGKLAMNVQFPGVKLQYSLDGKNWLTYADNARPNVKGEVFIRSVSATGEKTSRVTSVK; the protein is encoded by the coding sequence ATGTTTAAACAAACGCTCATCGCGACTTCTTTGTTGGCTACGCTAGCAGGTTGCGCATCATTCCAGTCTACTGAACAAAATGTTGTTAACTCACTTGCAGCAAACTTAGGTGTTCAATACGAAGTACTCACTAACCATGGTGCTAACGAAGGCCTTGCATGCCAAGAGATGGGCGCAGAGTGGGCGTCTTGTAACAAGGTAAACATGACGCTAGTTAACCAAGGTCAAGCGGTTGACTCTAAAGATTGGGCTATTTACTTCCACAGCATTCGTCTGATTCTGGATGTAGACAACGAGCAATTCAAAATTTCTCGCGTAACGGGTGATCTACACAAACTAGAACCGACCGATAGTTTTGATGGCTTTGCTGCAGGTGAAGAGGTTGTGCTTCCTCTTGTTGCTGAATACTGGCAGCTATTTGAAACTGACTTCATGCCAGGCGCTTTCGTCGCTGCACCGAATGCAGAGCCTAAGATGATCGCTTCTCTTAACACAGAAGATGTTGCATCTTTCGTAACTGGCCTTGAGGGTAACAACCTAAAACGTACGCCAGATGACAACAACGTATTTGCTAACGCAGTGTCTCGTTTTGAGAAAAACCAAGACCTAGCAAAACAAGACGTATCAACCACGTTACTACCAACGCCACTGTCTGTTGAAGCAGGTAAAGGCACAGTAGATATCGCGGCGGGTATCGCTCTGCCTAAAGACGCATTCGATGCGACTCAATACGCGGCAATTCAAGATCGTGCAGAAGTGGTAGGTGTGGACGTTCAAGGCTCCCTTCCTGTAAGCCTCACTGTTGTTCCTGCAGACTTCACCGGTGAATTAGCAAAATCTGGTGCTTACGAGATGAGCATCAAAGGCGACGGTATTGCGATTAAAGCGTTTGACCAAGCAGGTGCTTTCTACGCAGTACAATCTATCTTTGGCCTGGTAGATAGCCAAAATGCTGATTCTCTACCACAACTGTCTATTAAAGACGCGCCTCGTTTTGATTACCGTGGTGTGATGGTGGACGTGGCTCGTAACTTCCACTCTAAAGACGCAATTCTTGCAACGCTAGACCAAATCGCTGCGTACAAGATGAACAAACTACACCTTCACCTAACGGATGATGAAGGCTGGCGTTTAGAAATCCCGGGTCTACCTGAGCTGACAGAAGTGGGTGCTAACCGTTGTTTCGATATACAAGAGAAAAGCTGTTTACTGCCTCAGCTTGGCTCTGGTCCAACATCAGACAACTTTGGCTCTGGCTACTTCAGCAAAGCAGACTACGTAGAAATCTTGAAGTACGCGAAAGCGCGTAACATCGAAGTGATTCCTGAAATTGATATGCCAGCGCACGCTCGTGCAGCAGTAGTATCAATGGAAGCGCGTTACGACCGTCTAATGGAAGAAGGTAAAGAAGCAGAAGCGAACGAATACCGCCTGATGGATCCTAAAGATACATCGAATGTAACGACGGTTCAGTTCTACAACAAGCAAAGCTTCATCAACCCATGTATGGAATCTTCAACTCGCTTTGTTGATAAAGTTATTTCAGAAGTGGCGGCAATGCATGCTGAGGCAGGCGCTCCGCTAAAAACATGGCACTTTGGTGGTGACGAAGCGAAGAACATTAAGCTAGGCGCTGGTTTCCAAGATATGAACGCACAAGACAAAGTGAGCTGGAAAGGTACGATTGACCTGTCTAAACAAGATAAGCCATTCGCACAGTCTCCACAATGTCAGACGCTAATTGCAGACGGTACGGTAAGCGACTTCGCTCATCTACCAAGCCACTTCGCAGAAGAAGTGTCGAAGATTGTGGCTGAGAAAGGCATTGCAAACTTCCAAGCTTGGCAAGATGGCCTAAAGTACAGTGAAGGTGAGAAAGCGTTCGCAACAGAAAACACACGTGTTAACTTCTGGGACGTTCTTTACTGGGGTGGCACATCATCAGTTTACGAGTGGTCTAAGAAAGGTTACGACGTGATCGTTTCTAACCCAGACTACGTTTACATGGACATGCCATACGAAGTTGACCCGAAAGAGCGTGGTTACTACTGGGCAACGCGTGCAACAGACACTCGTAAGATGTTTGGCTTTGCACCAGAGAACATGCCTCAGAACGCAGAAACGTCTTTAGACCGCGATGGCAATGGCTTTACTGGTAAAGGTGAAATTGAAGCGAAACCTTTCTATGGTCTATCAGCACAGCTTTGGTCTGAGACAGTACGTAACGATGAGCAATACGAGTACATGGTATTCCCTCGCGTACTAGCGGCGGCTGAGCGTGCGTGGCACCGTGCTGATTGGGAAAACGACTACAAAGTGGGTGTTGAATACTCGCAAAACTCTAACCTAGTAGACAAAGCTGCGCTAAACCAAGACTACAACCGCTTTGCGAACCTACTTGGCCAGCGTGAACTGGCTAAGCTAGAGAAATCAGGTATCGACTACCGCCTACCTGTACCAGGTGCGAAAGTAGAAGATGGCAAACTTGCAATGAACGTTCAGTTCCCAGGTGTGAAGCTTCAATACTCTCTAGACGGCAAGAACTGGCTAACTTACGCAGACAATGCTCGTCCTAATGTGAAAGGTGAAGTGTTTATCCGCTCTGTATCTGCGACAGGCGAGAAGACAAGCCGCGTGACTAGCGTGAAGTAA
- a CDS encoding peptide MFS transporter produces MSNQHQQFFGHPRGLFLLFGTELWERFSYYAMRAILVLYLTDTTINGGLGWTTKDALDLYGTYTGLVYITPLIGGYLADNYLGQRRSVLIGGMLMACGQFTLAMPANAFGLDTLSAFYLGLALLIAGNGMFKPNISTMVGNLYQEGDNRRDGAFTIFYMGINIGALLAGFVSGSVTTSFGWKAGFVVAGIGMVISLVMQMTLAQSWLGDIGREPAAKRDLSTKNSVQKQPLTKEEFDRIKVILVMSLFTIVFWAGFEQAGGLMNIYTQQYTDRMIGGFEVPAAWFQSLNPFFIITLAPVLAVLWVKLGKREPNSPVKFALAMFFLALGFLCMVGAVMEQGGDTTVKTSMLWLVGAFFFHTLGELCLSPIGLSLVTKLAPLRLASLMMGAWFGCNAIANYVAGYVGSHVGELGAMAIFSGIAVTATVSGVILLLFSNTLVRWMHGAESPISNAEQVEEQQTQIA; encoded by the coding sequence ATGTCAAACCAACATCAACAATTCTTCGGCCATCCTCGTGGCCTGTTCCTACTGTTCGGAACCGAACTTTGGGAGCGATTTTCTTACTATGCGATGCGCGCAATCTTGGTGCTCTATTTAACCGATACAACGATAAATGGTGGGTTAGGATGGACAACTAAGGATGCCCTTGACCTATACGGTACTTATACAGGGCTTGTTTACATTACACCTTTGATTGGTGGTTACTTAGCGGATAACTATTTAGGTCAACGTCGCTCTGTCTTGATTGGCGGTATGCTGATGGCTTGTGGCCAATTCACCCTCGCAATGCCAGCAAACGCTTTTGGCCTTGATACCCTCAGTGCCTTTTACCTTGGCCTGGCGCTATTAATTGCTGGTAACGGTATGTTTAAGCCAAACATTTCTACTATGGTTGGTAATTTGTACCAAGAGGGAGACAACCGTCGCGATGGCGCCTTTACCATTTTTTATATGGGGATCAACATTGGTGCCCTGCTAGCAGGGTTTGTGTCAGGTTCAGTCACTACTTCTTTTGGCTGGAAAGCAGGTTTTGTCGTTGCAGGTATTGGTATGGTCATTAGCCTTGTGATGCAAATGACTTTGGCTCAATCATGGCTCGGTGATATTGGCCGTGAACCCGCAGCGAAACGAGATTTATCGACTAAAAATTCGGTCCAAAAGCAGCCACTAACAAAAGAAGAGTTTGATCGTATCAAAGTTATTCTAGTGATGAGCTTGTTCACTATCGTATTCTGGGCAGGTTTCGAGCAAGCTGGCGGCCTAATGAACATCTACACCCAACAGTACACCGATCGCATGATTGGTGGATTTGAAGTTCCTGCTGCTTGGTTCCAATCTTTGAATCCATTCTTCATTATCACCCTAGCGCCAGTATTGGCCGTATTATGGGTTAAACTCGGCAAACGCGAGCCAAACTCTCCAGTGAAGTTTGCACTGGCTATGTTCTTCCTAGCGCTTGGCTTCTTATGTATGGTTGGCGCTGTAATGGAACAAGGTGGCGACACGACAGTGAAAACATCAATGCTATGGTTAGTCGGTGCATTTTTCTTCCATACCCTTGGTGAGCTTTGCTTATCGCCAATTGGCCTTTCTCTGGTAACTAAACTAGCCCCACTACGTCTCGCCTCGCTGATGATGGGTGCATGGTTTGGCTGTAATGCGATAGCTAACTACGTTGCTGGCTATGTGGGCTCTCACGTTGGTGAACTAGGTGCAATGGCAATCTTTAGCGGTATTGCGGTGACTGCAACGGTATCTGGTGTCATTCTGCTATTGTTCTCAAACACACTAGTTCGCTGGATGCATGGTGCAGAAAGTCCGATTAGCAATGCTGAGCAAGTAGAAGAGCAACAAACTCAAATCGCTTAA
- the rfaH gene encoding transcription/translation regulatory transformer protein RfaH has translation MKQWYLLYCKRSEQQRAKMHLENQGVECYYPEIQIEKMVRGKRQVKKEPLFPSYIFARFDVEQGPTFTTIRSTRGVVDFVRRGALPQILQGDLIVTLKEIETEQEGLMQAGLPEKGDTVNVATGQFAGMEAIYQEPDGERRSILLVNMLSKQVEVTVDNKDLDLQ, from the coding sequence ATGAAACAGTGGTACTTGCTTTACTGTAAACGCAGTGAACAGCAGCGTGCGAAGATGCACTTAGAAAACCAAGGGGTAGAGTGTTACTACCCGGAAATACAAATCGAAAAAATGGTTCGTGGTAAGAGACAAGTAAAAAAAGAGCCACTCTTCCCGTCATACATATTTGCTCGGTTTGATGTAGAGCAGGGACCGACGTTCACGACGATCCGTTCTACTCGTGGTGTTGTCGATTTCGTTCGTCGAGGAGCGCTTCCTCAAATTTTACAAGGTGACTTGATCGTTACTCTCAAGGAGATCGAAACAGAGCAAGAGGGCTTAATGCAGGCTGGATTACCTGAAAAGGGAGACACAGTGAATGTCGCCACGGGGCAGTTCGCTGGGATGGAAGCGATTTATCAAGAGCCCGATGGCGAGAGGCGCTCCATATTGCTTGTCAATATGCTAAGTAAGCAAGTCGAAGTGACGGTTGACAACAAAGATTTAGATTTACAGTAA